In the Deinococcus betulae genome, TCGAGGAAGGCAACCTCTTCAAGGGTGAAGGCATTCCCACCGCCGCCAACGGCTACGCTGGCCAGAACAACGCCGGCTGGAACAACGCCGAATTCAACCGCCTGCACAAGCAGGCCCAGGTCGAATTTAACCTCAGCGAGCGCATCAAACTGTTTGACCGCATGCAGACGGTCTGGAACACCGAAGTGCCCTCGCTGCCGCTGTATTACCGCGTGAACGTGTACACCAAGGTGCCGGGCCTGGTGAACTACACCTTCAGCGCCTACACGCTGTACCCCAGCTGGAACTCGGCCAAGATCGGCTGGGCCAGCAAGGGCGCCGTCGAGGAGTACAAGCAGAAGTAAGCCGGTTTTGCCGGGTCAGGCGCCTCTGGGCGCTCACCGGATATACCGGACGCGGGAGGCTTCGCCAGCAGGCGTTGCTTCCCGCCTCTCTTTGGGGCCGCTGGCCTTCTCTCTGAGGAACGTTATGGGAACCTACGCCTTACGCCGCGTCATTCAGATGATTCCGCTTCTCTTTGTTATCAGCCTTCTGATTTTTATGCTGACCGCCTTGCAACCGGGTGATCCAGTCGACCAGTTGGTCTTTGGCAACAGCAATATCACCGCCGACGACATCGCCCGGCTGAAGGCTGCTTACGGTCTCGATCAGCCCTGGTTTACCCGCTACTTTTTCTGGCTTAAACAGGCCGTCGTGGGAAATTTCGGCTACTCGCAGGACTTTGGCATTCCAGCGCTGGATTTCGTGTTCAGAGACCGCCTGCCCAACACCCTTCTGCTGACGGTACCGGCCCTAGTGATCAGCACGCTGATTGCCGTGCCCCTGGGCATTTTCAGTGCTGTGCGGCAGTATTCCCTGCCGGACTACGTCCTGACGTTTTTTGCTTTTCTGGCCGTCAGTGCCCCGGTGTTCTGGGTGGGGGCCCTGGCGCTGTACTTCTTCGCCGTGTTCTTACCAGGAGCCACTGGAGGCGTTCTGTCGCTGCCGCCTGGAGGCCTGGGCAGCGCCGACCTGGCTCCAGATGCCGGGTGGTGGGCCACGACGCTCGACAAACTGAAGTACCTCATCCTGCCGATGATGATTCTGATGCTGCGCGAGATCGCCGTGACCCTGCGGTTCATGCGGGCCAACATGCTCGAAACCCTGACGCAGGACTATGTCCGTACCGCACGGGCCAAAGGGCTGGGAGACCGCCGTGTGCTTTACAAGCACGCCTTACGCAACGCGGTGACGCCTATTGTCACCCTGCTG is a window encoding:
- a CDS encoding ABC transporter permease; protein product: MGTYALRRVIQMIPLLFVISLLIFMLTALQPGDPVDQLVFGNSNITADDIARLKAAYGLDQPWFTRYFFWLKQAVVGNFGYSQDFGIPALDFVFRDRLPNTLLLTVPALVISTLIAVPLGIFSAVRQYSLPDYVLTFFAFLAVSAPVFWVGALALYFFAVFLPGATGGVLSLPPGGLGSADLAPDAGWWATTLDKLKYLILPMMILMLREIAVTLRFMRANMLETLTQDYVRTARAKGLGDRRVLYKHALRNAVTPIVTLLGLSIPGLFGGAVITETVFSWPGMGKAILDALVSKDFNVVMTCLMLLALLTVIFQLLTDLAYGLVDPRVRYS